In Littorina saxatilis isolate snail1 linkage group LG8, US_GU_Lsax_2.0, whole genome shotgun sequence, a single genomic region encodes these proteins:
- the LOC138972613 gene encoding uncharacterized protein — protein sequence MCAPVGYFFLFCLLVSNMSVALQKRHSLSSLWVLCCVISASQGLVGIPSSIQWSNDVISCPNKGLVVIETAFYEDPLAEVCDSKCRMGPEASAHSCYFRRGTCVQKASENDVSAVYDTCDSVATPTMCLLTKSGLRKSLLVGFSCIERTILRDPFNNTFGWKDQEFAFAFNQTSPPPTPSVTECDVSSEIGRPSFKITTLKPPPFHSQNHSVGNDITIVVDDVRKSVEVSLFPQWLMLNASHFSVQFTMGDSVLGYEHPFWIMLEDDQNPFEVKCRHTNLPTSSSTTAIPIPDVTARDEPSNHLIGQFTLRDLVVAVVVAVIAVAAIALLVCLLLRRRKRQEEPDIYSTLSPLVHFDNTGSDGVATVLGSQQNGRESRGPCPAPPTSCHPEYQPSDRLPPGTGLSNESYGHRFDMGGNSDHRRPCSTDDSYLAPICSQGGNPEQHVGGCAGGFADEKRKVYENTEYDEIPAVPSKKE from the exons ATGTGTGCTCCTGTTggatatttcttcttgttttgcttgttggtaTCCAATATGTCTGTTGCTCTGCAAAAGCGACATTCTCTTTCCAGTTTGTGGGTTTTGTGTTGCGTGATTTCAGCCTCACAAG GACTAGTTGGGATACCTTCGTCCATTCAGTGGAGCAATGACGTCATAAGCTGTCCCAATAAAGGGCTAGTGGTGATCGAGACAGCTTTCTACGAGGACCCATTGGCGGAAGTCTGTGACTCCAAGTGCAGGATGGGACCGGAAGCGAGTGCTCACAGCTGTTATTTCCGTCGTGGAAC GTGCGTGCAGAAGGCTTCAGAGAATGACGTTAGCGCTGTGTACGATACCTGTGATTCTGTGGCGACTCCCACTATGTGCCTCTTGACTAAGTCTGGACTGAGGAAGTCACTGCTCGTGGGATTCTCATGCATTGAGC GCACCATTCTACGTGATCCTTTCAACAACACATTTGGCTGGAAAGACCAGGAGTTCGCCTTCGCTTTTAACCAAAcctcccctccacccaccccctcaGTCACAGAATGTGACGTGTCATCCGAAATCGGACGTCCTTCTTTCAAAATCACGACGCTCAAGCCGCCCCCATTCCACTCTCAAAACCACTCCGTCGGAAATGACATCACCATCGTTGTTGATGACGTCAGGAAGAGCGTTGAAGTGTCGCTGTTCCCTCAATGGTTGATGTTGAACGCGTCCCACTTCTCCGTTCAGTTCACTATGGGGGATTCTGTGCTGGGCTATGAGCATCCCTTCTGGATCATGCTGGAAGATGACC AGAACCCGTTTGAAGTCAAATGTCGTCACACGAATTTACCGACCAGCTCCTCGACTACAGCAATACCCATACCGGATGTTACTGCACGCGATGAGCCCTCCAATCACCTGATTGGACAGTTCACTTTACGAG ATTTGGTGGTCGCTGTCGTTGTTGCGGTTATAGCCGTTGCCGCTATCGCCTTGTTGGTGTGCCTGCTATTGCGACGACGAAA gagaCAGGAGGAACCAGATATCTACTCCACCCTGTCACCACTCGTGCATTTTGACAACACTGGCTCAGACGGCGTGGCCACAGTCTTGGGTTCTCAACAGAACGGCAGAG AATCGCGTGGGCCATGCCCCGCACCCCCTACTTCGTGCCACCCGGAATACCAACCATCCGACCGTCTACCCCCGGGTACCGGTCTCTCCAACGAAAGCTACGGCCACCGTTTCGACATGGGAGGCAACTCCGACCACAGACGCCCTTGCTCAACAGACGACAGTTACCTCGCCCCCATTTGCTCCCAGGGAGGAAATCCAGAGCAACACGTGGGTGGCTGTGCTGGTGGATTCGCCGATGAAAAGCGAAAGGTGTACGAGAACACAGAATACGACGAAATTCCTGCTGTTCCTTCGAAAAAAGAATAA
- the LOC138972615 gene encoding uncharacterized protein, which translates to MSRDGGLTDFIPTEDWELNVLLLKVSQGLSAEDLAKFKFLCAGRNGIPGGVLERMTTAEKLFSYLRQKRMISRDNLLLLQAFLWHVERPDLHQMAADFARRVGDTLYFYAPQPQPEEGFQHVRFHVAGGLERFKRTELEALRAQVSRLLFVPPEFVFLSGVEPDQAVTLTFMVHQNCQAPLPDLLQDHGDRFSSLGVDRVWAQGKEVLLPGSLPFVMESTVEKQLCELLEKNQRLSEQVASQETTMMQRQDEMQSMYEQTANLQRRESYFRSLVAHASDNARSTSPAPIAVSSEDGSTHFIV; encoded by the exons ATGTCACGTGACGGTGGCCTGACGGACTTTATTCCAACCGAGGACTGGGAGCTCAACGTTCTACTGCTGAAGGTTTCTCAGGGACTCAGCGCGGAAGACCTTGCCAAGTTCAAGTTCCTCTGCGCTG GTCGTAACGGAATCCCAGGCGGGGTGCTAGAGAGGATGACCACCGCAGAAAAACTGTTCAGCTACCTGCGGCAGAAGCGGATGATCTCTCGGGACAACCTGTTGCTGCTGCAGGCCTTCCTGTGGCACGTGGAGCGGCCTGACCTGCACCAGATGGCAGCGGACTTTGCCCGCCGGGTGGGGGACACGCTCTACTTCTATGCTCCTCAACCACAGCCTG AGGAGGGCTTTCAACACGTTCGATTCCACGTTGCCGGCGGTCTGGAGCGCTTCAAGAGGACAGAGCTGGAAGCCCTGAGGGCCCAGGTGTCGCGCCTGCTCTTCGTGCCTCCCGAGTTCGTCTTCCTGTCCGGAGTGGAGCCTGACCAGgccgtgaccttgaccttcatgGTTCATCAAAACTGCCAGGCCCCGCTGCCCGACCTGCTCCAAGACCACGGTGACCGCTTCTCTTCCCTGGGAGTTGACAGGGTTTGGGCTCAGGGCAAGGAGGTGCTGCTGCCAG GATCACTGCCATTCGTGATGGAGTCCACGGTCGAGAAACAGCTGTGTGAGCTTCTGGAGAA AAACCAGCGACTGTCAGAGCAAGTCGCATCACAGGAAACCACGATGATGCAACGACAGGATGAGATGCAAAGCATGTACGAGCAGACGGCTAACCTGCAGAGACGGGAATCCTACTTCCGCTCCTTGGTTGCGCATGCGTCTGACAATGCGAGGTCAACATCGCCTGCGCCCATAGCTGTGTCGTCTGAAGACGGGTCTACACATTTTATTGTGTGA
- the LOC138972620 gene encoding uncharacterized protein translates to MMPPVETILQDIKEHLPGSVFLHVQDEQPQEPPFTAPPLTVLAPLEWIEDFKQIHSCEGFGCQDQEDYAQHFLDRISWATEEQHIIEEQTRGQRKNKNWHSMRKGLLTASNIWKIFRSTNQGKTAERLIENYGSEKEDARVPEAIKFGQDNEDRALTLFTRSHRYRHRQCSVRQPGLVVSTLEPYLAASPDAVVDCKHQNCGQFLAEVKCLYKHRNFHPKLAITERGFAERGADGQLSVKQEHAYYYQMQCQMAVTGIHKCHLCVFTKKGIESIEVPFDPIFWDNISKRLSLFWKTHVSKAFANCKQITLPAHFVHALHSIVHLLDPMQRFCRSNIPKHKSSYL, encoded by the coding sequence ATGATGCCCCCAGTGGAGACAATTCTTCAGGATATTAAGGAGCACCTGCCTGGCTCTGTCTTCCTACATGTCCAGGACGAGCAGCCCCAGGAACCTCCTTTCACAGCACCACCACTCACAGTGCTTGCACCTCTTGAGTGGATAGAGGATTTCAAACAAATTCACTCCTGTGAGGGTTTTGGCTGTCAAGACCAAGAGGATTATGCGCAACATTTTCTGGATAGAATTTCCTGGGCAACAGAGGAACAACATATCATAGAAGAGCAAACTCGTGGCCAGCGAAAAAACAAGAACTGGCACAGCATGAGGAAAGGACTCCTCACAGCATCAAACATTTGGAAAATTTTCCGCTCAACTAACCAAGGCAAAACAGCCGAAAGACTGATTGAAAACTATGGTAGCGAAAAAGAAGACGCAAGAGTGCCCGAAGCAATCAAGTTCGGGCAAGATAACGAAGACAGAGCCCTGACGCTGTTCACGCGTTCCCACAGATATAGGCACAGGCAGTGTTCAGTGCGACAACCAGGGCTTGTCGTCTCAACTTTGGAGCCATACCTAGCTGCCAGCCCAGACGCAGTTGTTGACTGCAAGCACCAAAACTGTGGGCAGTTTTTGGCTGAGGTGAAGTGTCTGTACAAACACAGAAACTTTCATCCGAAGCTGGCTATTACAGAACGTGGTTTTGCAGAGCGTGGAGCAGATGGACAATTGAGCGTAAAGCAGGAACATGCGTACTACTACCAAATGCAATGTCAGATGGCTGTGACTGGCATTCACAAGTGTCATCTATGTGTCTTTACAAAAAAAGGAATAGAGTCCATCGAGGTGCCTTTTGATCCCATCTTTTGGGACAATATCAGCAAGAGACTGAGTTTGTTTTGGAAAACACACGTTTCCAAAGCTTTTGCAAATTGTAAACAAATAACTCTCCCTGCTCACTTTGTTCATGCTTTACACTCAATTGTCCATCTGCTCGACCCTATGCAAAGATTCTGCCGCAGTAATATTCCCAAACACAAGTCTTCATATCTGTGA